In Myotis daubentonii chromosome 16, mMyoDau2.1, whole genome shotgun sequence, one DNA window encodes the following:
- the LOC132219299 gene encoding LOW QUALITY PROTEIN: serine/arginine repetitive matrix protein 1-like (The sequence of the model RefSeq protein was modified relative to this genomic sequence to represent the inferred CDS: inserted 1 base in 1 codon): MGSTQRGTTYQMLKTNKTGTKVIVSTQKGAEITSTTPHQGRGSIAASTHRSAVITMSPPIHRRSEPGHTIIPRDDHRFSLPGSSFTGAPISRGTESRSKSDAYHHSSLHRKIQQTQPSSSYVQRASSPHKEESPRKRAESKGGQDLNRYSTTNVKSSRRLSFVDQKDNIQILPEDPPSKVQNPQGVRVPRRPLVCPKDEAVQTEPTRKSITITTNRSPRKASSPERSSSRPSADPRTAQRRTPDQESETNHYSRPYADPRTAQRRISDQEAETNHYSRTYADPRTAQRRIPDQESEMNYYSRTYADPRTAQRRISDQEAETNHYSRTYADPRTAQRRTPDQESETYYYTHTYTDPQTAQRRTPDQESETNYYSRTYADPRTAQRRIPDQESETNYYSRTYADPRTAQRRTLEQESEMNYYSRTYADPRTAQRRTLDQESETNHYSCTYADPRTAQRRIPDQESETNLYSRTYADPRTAQRRIPDQDYETGHYNSIYIEPKPLHRNKNVEPSLRLSILKDLDGGHRVSMREPIHKQSVHTETKPSPKVLMSSEVEANMKSPMRGDNEVSRRVTIYSGVQPTHHVTPRRVSESPHKPPEPVSKQRTPKPSENVYMSPAPSPSHSAHAKMELTPRPLPPRSLPKYGPDCSWWPLLNPDIEMPQSRPTTPDLEPKSPLPADYSLSFFEMDSSPFCDDLLPQREKASPSPPPAPATSPPPPPPLQSATEPPSWAPLREVPQAPKHTSKQPIQRFSAFFLDVSEEMFNRVIWWLKGLCFSLPWXHCGGLGDRRTGGKVALMYVQS, from the exons ATGGGTTCTACCCAGAGGGGCACCACCTATCAAATGCTCAAGACAAATAAAACTGGGACTAAGGTAATAGTTTCAACACAGAAAGGGGCTGAGATAACGAGCACAACTCCTCATCAGGGACGTGGGTCCATTGCTGCCTCAACCCATCGAAGTGCTGTAATCACCATGAGCCCTCCTATCCATCGAAGATCAGAACCCGGGCATACCATCATTCCCAGAGATGATCATCGCTTTAGCCTCCCAGGAAGCAGCTTCACTGGAGCACCCATCTCTAGAGGAACTGAGAGTCGATCAAAATCAGACGCATATCACCATTCCTCTCTTCACCGAAAGATCCAGCAAACTCAGCCATCATCTTCCTATGTGCAGCGGGCTAGTAGTCCTCACAAAGAGGAATCCCCACGAAAAAGGGCTGAGAGCAAGGGAGGGCAGGACTTGAATCGTTACTCGACCACAAATGTCAAATCCTCTCGCCGGTTGAGTTTTGTAGACCAGAAGGATAATATACAAATCTTACCAGAAGACCCACCCTCCAAGGTCCAGAACCCACAAGGGGTCAGAGTTCCCCGTAGGCCTTTGGTTTGCCCAAAGGATGAAGCAGTCCAAACTGAGCCCACCAGAAAGAGTATAACTATTACTACGAACAGATCTCCAAGGAAAGCCTCCAGCCCGGAACGCAGCTCTAGCCGCCCTTCTGCAGACCCTCGGACAGCTCAGAGAAGGACCCCGGACCAAGAGTCTGAGACGAATCATTACAGCCGCCCCTATGCAGACCCTCGGACAGCTCAGAGAAGGATCTCTGACCAGGAGGCCGAGACGAATCATTACAGCCGCACCTATGCAGACCCTCGGACAGCTCAGAGAAGGATCCCTGACCAAGAGTCTGAGATGAATTATTACAGCCGCACCTATGCAGACCCTCGGACAGCTCAGAGAAGGATCTCTGACCAGGAGGCTGAGACGAATCATTACAGCCGCACCTATGCAGACCCTCGGACAGCTCAGAGAAGGACCCCGGACCAAGAGTCTGAAACGTATTATTACACCCACACTTACACAGACCCTCAGACAGCTCAGAGAAGGACCCCTGACCAAGAGTCTGAGACGAATTATTACAGCCGCACCTATGCAGACCCTCGGACAGCTCAGAGAAGGATCCCTGACCAGGAGTCTGAGACGAATTATTACAGCCGCACCTATGCAGACCCTCGGACAGCTCAGAGAAGGACCCTGGAGCAAGAGTCTGAGATGAATTATTACAGCCGCACCTATGCAGACCCTCGGACAGCTCAGAGAAGGACCCTGGACCAAGAGTCTGAGACGAATCATTACAGCTGCACCTATGCAGACCCTCGGACAGCTCAGAGAAGGATCCCTGACCAAGAGTCTGAGACAAATCTTTACAGCCGCACCTATGCAGACCCTCGGACAGCTCAGAGAAGGATCCCTGACCAAGATTATGAAACGGGTCACTACAACTCAATTTATATAGAACCCAAGCCCTTGCACAGGAACAAGAACGTGGAACCATCCCTCAGACTCTCTATCCTTAAAGATTTGGATGGTGGACACCGAGTTTCTATGCGTGAACCTATCCATAAGCAGTCTGTCCACACTGAAACGAAGCCCTCCCCAAAAGTCTTGATGTCATCAGAAGTGGAGGCCAACATGAAGTCCCCAATGCGAGGAGATAACGAGGTCAGCCGCAGAGTCACCATATACTCAGGAGTACAGCCAACCCACCATGTGACACCTCGGAGAGTGTCTGAGAGCCCCCACAAACCTCCTGAGCCTGTCAGTAAGCAGCGTACCCCAAAACCCTCAGAAAATGTCTACATGTCCCCAGCACCCTCCCCAAGTCACTCTGCTCATGCGAAAATGGAACTGACCCCTCGGCCCCTACCCCCTCGGTCCTTACCTAAGTATGGGCCTGACTGCTCATGGTGGCCCTTACTCAATCCTGACATTGAAATGCCTCAAAGCCGGCCAACAACACCTGATTTGGAGCCTAAATCCCCGCTTCCTGCAGACTATTCATTGTCCTTTTTTGAAATGGACTCAAGCCCTTTCTGTGACGATCTGCTGCCCCAGCGAGAGAAGGCaagtccatcaccaccaccagcaccagcaacatcaccaccaccaccaccaccactacaaTCAGCAACGGAGCCTCCAAGCTGGGCACCATTGAGGGAAGTGCCACAGGCTCCCAAGCACACCTCCAAACAACCCATTCAAAGGTTTAGTGCTTTCTTCTTGG ATGTCTCTGAGGAAATGTTCAATCGTGTCATCTGGTGGCTAAAAGGTCTGTGCTTTTCCCTCCCAT TTCATTGTGGGGGTTTGGGGGACAGGAGGACAGGTGGGAAGGTAGCCTTGATGTATGTACAGAGCTAG